A section of the Synechococcus sp. MU1617 genome encodes:
- a CDS encoding AIR synthase, with the protein MAANLRLTAAAAAELGRQAAVAGTPGQMHLDLTPGECAQHVLRIRAGHLAGVAIARADGVTLHAPAEQLKMLEGLCLDYRGDLSGGGFLIRNSDGVEPCACGSAFSRV; encoded by the coding sequence ATGGCTGCCAATCTGCGGCTGACCGCTGCCGCTGCTGCCGAGCTAGGGCGACAGGCGGCCGTGGCGGGAACACCGGGGCAGATGCATCTCGATCTCACTCCCGGAGAGTGCGCACAACATGTGCTGCGCATCCGGGCAGGACATTTGGCCGGCGTCGCAATCGCAAGGGCCGATGGCGTGACTCTGCACGCCCCTGCAGAACAACTCAAAATGCTTGAAGGCCTTTGCCTGGACTACCGCGGCGACCTCAGTGGTGGTGGTTTTCTGATCCGCAACAGTGATGGTGTTGAGCCCTGTGCCTGCGGCAGTGCCTTCAGCCGCGTTTGA
- the rpsL gene encoding 30S ribosomal protein S12: MPTIQQLIRTERSRLKAKTKSPALKSCPERRGVCTRVYTSTPKKPNSALRKVARVRLTSGFEVTAYIGGVGHNLQEHSVVLIRGGRVKDLPGVRYHIIRGTLDTAGVKDRRQSRSKYGAKAPKE; encoded by the coding sequence ATGCCAACCATCCAACAGCTGATCCGCACTGAGCGCTCACGCCTCAAGGCCAAGACCAAGTCCCCCGCCCTGAAGTCGTGTCCTGAGCGTCGCGGTGTTTGCACCCGCGTTTACACCTCAACGCCCAAAAAGCCCAACTCGGCTCTGCGCAAGGTGGCTCGTGTGCGCCTGACCTCCGGCTTTGAAGTCACGGCTTATATCGGCGGTGTCGGTCACAACCTGCAGGAACACTCGGTGGTGTTGATCCGCGGCGGTCGTGTCAAAGACCTCCCTGGCGTCCGCTACCACATCATCCGCGGAACCCTGGATACCGCTGGCGTGAAAGACCGGCGTCAGTCCCGCTCCAAGTACGGCGCCAAGGCTCCGAAGGAGTGA